The proteins below come from a single Gemmatimonadaceae bacterium genomic window:
- a CDS encoding metallophosphoesterase, whose product MRYRAVLLIAASWGSACAPPVRSTPPATALTEEAALPGASILIGAGDIATCSSTGDEATAALVDSVLRADSVAGIADAVFAAGDLAYPSGRARDFERCWAPSWGDPSRRIMNKIRPVPGNHEYETEGASGYFAYFGGRTGLTGKGYYAYDLGTWRIYALNSEIAVNSRFSASDRRAQVEWLRRDLVDNPRACTAAYWHHPRFSSSYHGSDPDVAALFSVLHAHGVDVVIVGHDHTYERFAPQNPAAVMDSVRGVAQIVVGTGGADLRGFRRPAPNSVARVQGYHGVLKLTLGAGEYRHAFLDTEGRIWDPGRGRCH is encoded by the coding sequence ATGCGCTACCGGGCAGTCCTGCTGATCGCCGCTTCATGGGGCTCGGCGTGCGCCCCACCCGTCCGGTCAACCCCGCCCGCCACCGCACTCACCGAGGAGGCGGCCTTGCCGGGCGCTTCGATCCTCATCGGCGCTGGCGATATCGCCACGTGCAGTTCGACTGGCGATGAGGCCACCGCAGCATTGGTCGACAGCGTGTTGCGCGCCGACAGCGTCGCCGGGATTGCCGACGCCGTGTTCGCCGCCGGAGACCTGGCGTATCCGTCAGGTCGCGCGCGCGACTTCGAGCGTTGCTGGGCGCCGTCGTGGGGCGACCCATCGCGACGCATCATGAACAAGATCCGGCCCGTACCCGGCAACCATGAGTATGAGACCGAGGGTGCGTCTGGGTACTTCGCGTACTTCGGTGGGCGCACTGGCCTCACGGGAAAGGGCTACTATGCGTACGACCTCGGCACATGGCGCATATACGCGCTCAACAGCGAGATCGCCGTGAACTCGCGGTTCAGCGCCAGTGATCGACGGGCACAGGTCGAGTGGTTGCGCAGGGATCTCGTGGACAACCCGCGCGCGTGCACCGCGGCCTATTGGCACCATCCCCGATTCAGCTCGAGCTATCACGGCAGCGACCCCGACGTCGCCGCGCTCTTCAGCGTCCTGCATGCGCATGGCGTCGACGTGGTCATCGTGGGACACGACCACACCTATGAACGCTTTGCGCCACAGAATCCGGCCGCGGTGATGGACTCGGTGCGTGGCGTTGCTCAGATCGTCGTCGGCACCGGAGGCGCAGACCTGCGCGGCTTCCGACGGCCGGCTCCCAACTCCGTCGCGCGCGTCCAGGGGTACCACGGCGTCCTCAAGCTCACGCTCGGTGCCGGTGAATACCGACACGCTTTCCTCGATACCGAAGGCCGCATCTGGGACCCGGGGCGCGGGCGCTGTCACTGA
- the cls gene encoding cardiolipin synthase has product MTLPVWGFVTAIAYGVSWLIVLASLFVVPRNRRPGSATAWLMLIFLVPYVGLVLFWLIGSPKLSRRRRELQRGIDERIAAAVSAVQHDPILGPVFAPPISARAEPLVRLASNLGGMPVCVGNRIELLPDYDEAIASLTRAVSSALEYVHVEFYIMAMDATTEPFFVALEQAVRRGVKVRLLMDHIGSHKYPGRAAMGERLTRAGVEWRWMLPLRPFSNHWNRPDLRNHRKILVADGHTAFTGSMNMIDRSYLLARNRRRGLYYVDLHSRITGPLVAELDAVFRTDWYSETGEVLGPPPVSCSGANTVLGQVLPSGSGYADDNNRKVFVALIHAARERLVITSPYFVPDEALMTAITSAAQRGVHVTLYSSSVVDQYLVSHAQRSYYEQLLQAGVEIRLLRSPVLLHAKHLTVDDDLAVIGSSNLDMRSLTLNLEITLLAYDRGVVADLRRVEAAYHPQTDVLDLATWRARPLAGQLLDNLARLTAALQ; this is encoded by the coding sequence CTGACCCTTCCCGTCTGGGGATTCGTCACCGCCATCGCGTATGGCGTTTCGTGGCTGATCGTCCTCGCGTCGCTGTTCGTCGTGCCGCGCAACCGGCGGCCGGGGTCGGCGACGGCGTGGCTGATGCTGATCTTTCTGGTGCCGTACGTGGGGCTCGTGTTGTTCTGGCTGATCGGATCGCCCAAGCTGTCGCGTCGTCGGCGCGAACTGCAACGCGGCATCGACGAACGGATCGCGGCCGCCGTCAGCGCCGTGCAGCACGATCCCATCCTCGGCCCCGTCTTCGCACCCCCGATCTCGGCTCGCGCGGAACCGCTCGTGCGACTCGCGAGCAACCTGGGAGGCATGCCGGTCTGCGTCGGGAACCGCATCGAGCTGCTGCCCGACTACGATGAAGCGATCGCCAGCCTGACGAGGGCCGTATCGAGCGCCCTCGAGTACGTGCACGTCGAGTTCTACATCATGGCGATGGACGCCACGACGGAGCCGTTCTTCGTCGCGCTCGAACAGGCGGTGCGGCGCGGAGTGAAGGTCCGGCTCCTCATGGACCACATCGGCTCGCACAAGTACCCCGGCCGGGCCGCGATGGGCGAGCGCCTGACGCGCGCCGGTGTGGAGTGGCGCTGGATGTTGCCGCTGCGTCCGTTCTCGAACCACTGGAACCGGCCGGATCTGCGGAACCATCGCAAGATCCTCGTGGCCGACGGCCACACCGCGTTCACCGGTTCGATGAACATGATCGATCGGAGCTACCTGCTCGCGCGCAATCGCCGACGGGGGCTGTACTATGTGGACCTGCATTCCCGGATCACGGGGCCGTTGGTCGCCGAACTCGACGCCGTCTTCCGCACGGACTGGTACTCGGAGACCGGCGAGGTCCTTGGCCCGCCGCCCGTCTCGTGCTCCGGGGCGAACACAGTGCTCGGTCAGGTGTTGCCCAGCGGGTCCGGCTACGCCGACGACAACAACCGCAAAGTGTTCGTGGCGCTCATCCACGCCGCGCGTGAGCGACTGGTCATCACGAGCCCCTACTTCGTGCCTGACGAGGCCCTGATGACGGCGATCACCAGCGCCGCGCAGCGCGGGGTGCACGTGACGCTCTACTCGTCGTCCGTGGTCGATCAATACCTCGTCTCCCACGCCCAACGCTCGTACTACGAACAACTGCTCCAGGCCGGCGTGGAGATCCGCCTGTTGCGATCGCCCGTGCTGCTGCACGCGAAGCACCTGACCGTGGACGATGACCTCGCGGTGATCGGGTCCAGCAACCTCGACATGCGGTCGTTGACGCTGAACCTGGAGATCACGCTGCTGGCGTACGATCGCGGAGTGGTGGCCGACCTGCGCCGCGTCGAGGCGGCGTACCACCCGCAGACCGACGTCCTGGACCTCGCGACGTGGCGGGCGCGGCCGCTCGCGGGTCAGCTGCTCGACAACCTCGCACGACTCACGGCTGCGCTGCAGTAG
- a CDS encoding peptidase: MPTIPRPTLRAARRLGAGLALALAPGAVLAQGRITTPKEEFGANFGDDYFLATYRQIAAYWAKLDRESDRLVLREIGKTAEGRPHLMAIVTSPENHQRLEQYRTTSRRLALAEGLGDDEARALARDGKAVVWIDGGLHATETLGAQQLGETVYRMVSANDPETSRILDEVIILFVHANPDGNDLVADWYMRRTNPRERTLAGVPRLYQKYIGHDNNRDFFASTQAETENINRVLYHEWSPQILYNHHQSGPAGTVVWSPPLRDPYNYNLDPAILLGFQALGAAMHTRLAVEDKPGATMRSGGPYDGWWNGGIRNTAAFHNTIALLTEMIGSPTPMRIPLAMQRQLPSADLAFPIAPQAWHFRQSVDYSVSLNLAVLDYAARMRENLLYNIYRMGRRSIERGNTDTWTPNPKRHAALASRIGNAVAPDLERDLANWNELRRPELRDPRGYIIPSDQADFPTATKFVNALRETGIAVQRATRAFEVRGKRYPAGSYVVLTAQAFRPHVIDMFEPQVHPDVFPIPGGPPTPPYDNAGWTLALQMGVAFDRILEGFTGPFEPITDWNVAPPPGVVTTAAGSRAFLSSRRVNNAVIAVNRLLRAGEDVGYLSAPLTSAGVTWPAGSILVRSTSTTRRALDAMARELGVNFTGTNVRAPATVVRARQARVGLWDQYGGSMPSGWTRWIMEQFEVPFERVFAPTLDAGNLGARFDVLVFVDGAIPAAGSRRGADPAPIPDLPAEYREHVGRVTVERSLPRIREFVEAGGTVLAIGESAANLAAFFQLPIESHLVENGAPLPRTKFYVPGSLLRVRVDTTHPVAAGMPGEVDVFFDDSPVFRLGADAQAKGVRRIAWFDTASPLRSGWAWGERYLEGGVAAAEARVGKGRILFFGPQILQRAQPHGTFKFLFNGIFTSPGG; this comes from the coding sequence ATGCCGACCATCCCACGTCCCACGCTGCGCGCGGCCCGCCGACTTGGGGCTGGACTCGCGCTCGCCCTGGCGCCCGGTGCCGTGCTCGCCCAGGGCCGGATCACCACGCCAAAGGAGGAGTTCGGTGCCAACTTCGGCGACGACTACTTCCTCGCGACCTACCGGCAGATAGCGGCCTACTGGGCCAAGCTCGACCGGGAGTCCGATCGACTGGTGCTTCGCGAGATCGGGAAGACCGCCGAGGGGCGACCCCACCTGATGGCGATCGTCACGTCGCCAGAAAACCACCAAAGACTCGAACAGTACCGCACGACTTCGCGACGCCTCGCGCTCGCCGAGGGGCTCGGCGACGACGAAGCGCGCGCGCTCGCCCGGGACGGCAAGGCCGTGGTCTGGATCGACGGTGGCCTGCACGCCACCGAGACGCTCGGGGCGCAGCAGCTCGGCGAAACGGTGTATCGGATGGTGAGCGCGAACGACCCCGAGACGAGCCGCATCCTCGACGAGGTCATCATCCTCTTTGTGCACGCGAACCCGGACGGCAACGACCTTGTGGCCGACTGGTACATGCGCCGCACGAATCCGCGCGAGCGAACACTCGCCGGTGTGCCACGTCTCTACCAGAAGTACATCGGGCACGACAACAATCGCGACTTCTTTGCGTCGACGCAGGCCGAGACCGAGAACATCAATCGCGTCCTGTATCACGAGTGGTCGCCGCAGATTCTCTACAATCACCACCAGTCGGGTCCCGCCGGCACGGTCGTCTGGTCTCCGCCGCTCCGCGATCCGTACAACTACAACCTCGATCCGGCAATCCTGCTTGGCTTCCAGGCGTTAGGTGCGGCCATGCACACACGGCTCGCCGTGGAGGACAAGCCCGGCGCGACGATGCGATCCGGGGGACCGTACGACGGCTGGTGGAACGGCGGCATCCGCAACACCGCGGCTTTCCACAACACGATCGCCCTGCTGACGGAAATGATCGGCAGCCCGACGCCGATGCGCATTCCGCTCGCCATGCAGCGGCAACTCCCCTCGGCGGACCTCGCGTTTCCCATCGCTCCGCAGGCATGGCACTTCCGGCAGTCCGTCGACTACTCGGTCTCGCTCAACCTCGCGGTGCTCGACTACGCGGCGCGCATGCGCGAGAACCTGCTCTACAACATCTACCGAATGGGGCGGCGCTCGATCGAACGCGGGAACACCGACACCTGGACGCCGAATCCCAAGCGACATGCGGCGCTCGCGTCGCGCATCGGCAATGCGGTCGCCCCAGACCTGGAAAGGGATCTCGCCAACTGGAACGAGCTCCGGCGCCCGGAACTCCGTGATCCCCGCGGCTACATCATTCCGTCCGATCAGGCGGACTTTCCCACCGCGACGAAGTTCGTGAACGCCCTGCGCGAGACGGGTATCGCGGTGCAGCGGGCCACGCGCGCGTTCGAGGTGCGTGGCAAGAGGTATCCGGCAGGGTCGTACGTGGTGCTCACGGCACAGGCGTTCCGCCCGCACGTCATCGACATGTTCGAGCCGCAGGTGCATCCGGACGTCTTCCCGATTCCCGGCGGCCCGCCCACGCCGCCGTACGACAACGCGGGGTGGACGCTCGCCCTGCAGATGGGCGTGGCCTTCGACCGCATCCTCGAAGGGTTCACGGGCCCGTTCGAGCCCATCACCGACTGGAACGTGGCGCCGCCACCGGGCGTGGTCACGACCGCGGCGGGGAGTCGCGCGTTTCTCAGCAGCCGTCGCGTGAACAACGCCGTGATCGCCGTCAATCGCCTCCTCAGGGCGGGTGAAGACGTCGGATACCTGTCGGCGCCGCTGACGTCGGCCGGGGTGACGTGGCCGGCGGGTTCGATCCTCGTGCGTTCAACGTCGACCACGCGCCGCGCCCTCGACGCCATGGCCCGGGAGCTCGGCGTGAACTTCACCGGCACCAACGTGCGGGCGCCGGCGACGGTGGTGCGTGCTCGTCAGGCGCGCGTGGGCCTGTGGGATCAGTACGGAGGCTCGATGCCCAGCGGGTGGACGCGCTGGATCATGGAGCAGTTCGAGGTGCCGTTCGAGCGCGTGTTCGCGCCGACCCTGGACGCGGGGAACCTCGGCGCGCGATTCGACGTGCTCGTGTTTGTCGATGGCGCGATTCCGGCCGCCGGATCGCGTCGCGGCGCCGACCCGGCGCCGATCCCCGACCTGCCCGCCGAATACCGCGAACACGTCGGTCGCGTGACCGTCGAGCGGTCCTTGCCGCGCATCCGGGAGTTTGTCGAAGCCGGTGGCACGGTCCTCGCCATCGGAGAGTCGGCCGCCAACCTTGCCGCGTTCTTCCAGCTGCCGATCGAGAGCCACCTCGTGGAGAACGGTGCGCCGCTTCCGCGCACGAAGTTCTACGTCCCGGGCTCGCTGCTGCGGGTTCGCGTCGACACCACGCATCCGGTGGCCGCCGGGATGCCGGGCGAAGTCGACGTGTTCTTCGACGACAGTCCCGTGTTCCGACTCGGTGCCGACGCGCAGGCAAAGGGTGTGCGACGCATCGCATGGTTTGATACCGCGTCGCCGTTGCGCAGCGGGTGGGCCTGGGGTGAGCGCTACCTCGAGGGCGGTGTTGCGGCGGCCGAGGCGCGGGTCGGCAAAGGGAGGATCCTGTTCTTCGGGCCGCAGATCCTGCAGCGCGCTCAGCCGCACGGCACGTTCAAGTTCCTGTTCAACGGCATCTTCACGAGTCCGGGAGGGTGA
- a CDS encoding peptidylprolyl isomerase, with product MRIIDLGTCLALLGAAIALPAVALTQAVAPPVESAPLPATQKRAALRNPAAAFWRVRAPDTAYLEMETSRGTISVALIREWAPHGVDRFYNLARAGYFDDSRFFRVLPWYIAQFGIAGDPAVYAIWSRRKIPADSVRTTNARGTLSFAQYSPSERTTNVFINLRDSPTLDSLGFAPIGRVVAGQEAADSLYSGYGETPSMAAPIGNPRRLYGESNRYLDRAFPRLDRIVRITVQARSVPGAMKDSVPRSP from the coding sequence ATGCGCATCATAGACCTTGGAACCTGTCTGGCTCTGCTCGGTGCCGCCATTGCACTCCCGGCCGTAGCCCTCACACAGGCGGTGGCGCCGCCGGTCGAGAGCGCTCCGCTCCCCGCGACGCAGAAACGCGCTGCGCTGCGCAACCCTGCAGCGGCCTTCTGGAGAGTTCGTGCTCCAGACACGGCGTACCTCGAGATGGAGACGTCGCGCGGGACGATCTCCGTTGCGCTGATCCGCGAGTGGGCGCCGCACGGCGTCGACCGCTTCTACAACCTCGCCCGTGCCGGGTACTTCGACGACTCGCGGTTCTTTCGGGTGCTGCCATGGTACATCGCGCAGTTCGGCATCGCGGGTGATCCTGCCGTGTACGCGATCTGGAGTCGCCGGAAGATTCCGGCGGATTCGGTCCGTACCACGAACGCGCGCGGCACGCTGTCGTTTGCGCAGTATTCGCCGAGCGAGCGGACGACCAACGTGTTCATCAACCTTCGCGACAGCCCGACGCTCGACTCCCTTGGCTTCGCACCCATCGGTCGCGTGGTCGCCGGGCAGGAGGCTGCGGACAGCCTGTACAGCGGATATGGCGAAACCCCATCGATGGCCGCGCCGATCGGCAACCCGCGGCGGCTCTACGGCGAATCCAATCGATACCTCGACCGCGCATTTCCCCGCCTGGATCGCATCGTGAGGATCACGGTGCAGGCCCGCAGCGTTCCGGGCGCGATGAAGGATTCGGTGCCCCGGTCCCCGTGA
- a CDS encoding insulinase family protein, with protein sequence MRTGLILCSTVLAGTLSAQDVTYRLPIREHVFSNGLRLLVWQRPGDARVAAKIFTDMGGVMETPGYAGAAHFLEHLLFKGTHTLGTTDWAAERPIADRIVATEAALLEEENRARNALQERGVFHDYAHARTTPRRDSLRSALAALEREADRYRDNGAMLKWYQAFGGAAITATTEQEWMKFDVNLPKERIGLFLRVEADRMQNAVFREFDQERMIVVEQRLGDLNRPSTPYYEAMSALVGVAHPVFWPEGWLSDFASYTRASQRTLYQATFVPNNTTIVLVGGVSLEEMVPQVERYFGWMARAPEPPRVKAVEPQPQAERRLTWRSEDLEPRVEARFLIPGVGHPDRPGFDVLSEVIELELADALAAANLSARVDANTRVIHTSRFGVPGSINVEVVVANEGQLAAAERVLLAGLEQIKASPVNPARLALARKRLRTQWHRTVLEADQVGFEIGHFQVMDTWQTLGAYLDARERTTADDLKRLAARYFIDANRSIGIVRQPDQRRSTQ encoded by the coding sequence ATGCGAACAGGCTTGATCCTCTGCAGCACGGTCCTCGCGGGCACGCTCTCGGCCCAGGACGTGACGTACCGCCTCCCCATTCGCGAGCATGTGTTCTCCAACGGGCTGCGACTGCTGGTCTGGCAGCGCCCGGGAGACGCGCGAGTGGCGGCCAAGATCTTCACCGACATGGGCGGAGTGATGGAGACGCCTGGCTATGCGGGCGCAGCCCACTTCCTCGAGCATCTGCTCTTCAAGGGCACGCACACGTTAGGCACGACCGACTGGGCGGCCGAGCGGCCCATCGCCGATCGCATCGTGGCAACCGAAGCGGCGCTTCTGGAGGAGGAGAATCGGGCGCGAAATGCGCTGCAGGAGCGCGGCGTGTTCCACGACTACGCGCACGCTCGGACGACGCCCCGACGTGACTCGCTGCGCTCCGCCCTGGCCGCGCTGGAGCGCGAGGCCGACCGGTACCGCGACAACGGCGCGATGCTCAAGTGGTACCAGGCGTTCGGTGGCGCCGCCATCACGGCCACCACCGAGCAGGAATGGATGAAGTTCGACGTCAATCTGCCGAAGGAACGGATCGGCCTGTTCCTTCGCGTGGAGGCGGACCGGATGCAGAATGCCGTGTTTCGCGAGTTTGACCAGGAGCGCATGATCGTGGTCGAACAGCGCCTCGGAGACCTGAACCGACCCTCGACGCCGTATTACGAGGCCATGAGTGCGCTGGTTGGTGTCGCGCACCCGGTCTTCTGGCCCGAGGGCTGGCTGTCGGACTTCGCCAGCTATACGCGCGCCTCTCAGCGCACGCTCTACCAGGCGACCTTCGTGCCGAACAACACGACCATCGTGCTCGTGGGTGGCGTGTCGCTCGAAGAGATGGTGCCGCAGGTGGAGCGATACTTCGGGTGGATGGCGCGTGCGCCCGAGCCGCCGCGGGTCAAGGCCGTCGAGCCGCAACCGCAGGCCGAACGACGGTTGACCTGGAGGTCAGAAGACCTCGAGCCACGCGTCGAAGCCCGCTTTCTGATCCCCGGCGTGGGGCACCCGGACCGCCCCGGGTTCGACGTGTTGAGTGAAGTCATCGAACTGGAGCTGGCGGACGCGCTCGCAGCCGCCAACCTGTCCGCCCGCGTGGATGCCAACACTCGCGTCATCCACACCTCGCGCTTCGGCGTGCCCGGTTCGATCAACGTTGAAGTCGTGGTGGCAAACGAGGGCCAGCTGGCCGCCGCGGAACGCGTGCTCCTGGCCGGCCTGGAACAGATCAAGGCATCTCCCGTCAACCCGGCGCGACTCGCGCTCGCCCGAAAGCGCCTGCGAACCCAGTGGCACCGCACCGTGCTCGAAGCCGACCAGGTCGGGTTCGAGATCGGGCACTTTCAGGTCATGGACACGTGGCAGACGTTAGGCGCCTACCTGGACGCGCGGGAGCGCACGACGGCCGACGACCTGAAGCGCCTGGCCGCACGCTACTTCATCGACGCGAACCGTTCCATCGGGATCGTCAGGCAGCCCGACCAACGGAGGAGCACGCAATGA
- a CDS encoding insulinase family protein, with product MTMTRRLCRVLPLAVPLLSSGAQDYTHPRVMNLPAPSFRRPDPAPLQGRLPNGLVVYVVEDRTVPLATLSAVVRAGSGDETIPGQIESLTQSLRSGPATLSPGEFQRALAEMTAEFQVSVGPDLTTITLNVPVEDLERALSLFAGLLRQPRVVAAPAAGRASALTDGSMPGAVLLFEELVYRGRPYGGPPPSASDARATLADVEAFHRRYFVPGNVVVAVAGDVSTADVRERLRVALGAWRGSAAPSRGPLPASGIQPSAAGRVIHTYDVDKLQGWLVMGHELPVPPVADEAPLAVMNYIMAGDHLGGRMFIEARDRRGLTNDEIGHPEPRLRGPGTYTIRAAGRPESITQLIDIGLREAERIRTTLVTGEELAIAKGALADGEFAYQFRNGHSTALTLAREWAMYGDHRRSATLPERTRAVTAADVQAMARKYLAPERMHIVLLGPIAAIREATAKGNHPPLEQFGVVRSGR from the coding sequence ATGACCATGACACGCCGGCTCTGCCGAGTCCTGCCGCTCGCCGTCCCGCTCCTGTCATCGGGTGCGCAGGACTACACGCATCCGCGCGTCATGAACCTGCCGGCACCATCGTTCCGTCGGCCCGATCCTGCGCCGTTGCAAGGCCGACTCCCCAACGGCCTCGTGGTGTACGTGGTCGAAGACCGCACGGTACCGCTCGCAACCCTCTCGGCCGTGGTGCGGGCTGGCTCCGGCGACGAAACGATCCCGGGGCAGATCGAAAGCCTCACGCAATCGCTCCGATCCGGGCCCGCCACGCTTTCGCCCGGTGAGTTTCAGCGCGCGCTGGCCGAGATGACCGCAGAGTTCCAGGTCTCGGTTGGTCCCGACCTCACGACGATCACCCTCAACGTCCCGGTGGAAGATCTGGAGCGTGCGCTCAGCCTCTTCGCGGGCCTGCTGCGTCAGCCGCGCGTCGTGGCGGCTCCGGCTGCCGGACGCGCCTCGGCGTTGACCGATGGATCGATGCCCGGAGCGGTCTTGCTGTTCGAGGAGCTCGTGTATCGCGGGAGGCCCTATGGCGGGCCCCCGCCAAGCGCGTCCGATGCGCGGGCCACCCTGGCCGATGTCGAGGCGTTCCATCGCCGGTACTTCGTCCCCGGCAACGTGGTCGTCGCCGTCGCCGGCGACGTGAGCACGGCCGATGTGCGCGAGCGGCTGCGTGTCGCGTTAGGCGCCTGGCGCGGCTCCGCCGCTCCGTCGCGCGGGCCCCTGCCCGCGTCCGGCATCCAGCCGTCCGCGGCGGGCCGGGTGATTCATACCTATGATGTCGACAAGCTGCAGGGCTGGCTCGTCATGGGTCACGAGCTGCCGGTCCCCCCGGTGGCGGACGAAGCACCCCTCGCCGTGATGAACTACATCATGGCCGGCGACCACCTCGGCGGACGCATGTTCATCGAGGCCCGTGACCGACGCGGCCTCACCAACGACGAGATCGGTCACCCGGAGCCCAGGCTGCGAGGCCCGGGTACCTACACCATTCGAGCAGCGGGCAGGCCCGAGTCCATCACGCAACTCATCGACATCGGCCTGCGCGAGGCGGAGCGGATCCGCACCACCTTGGTCACCGGGGAAGAACTCGCGATTGCCAAGGGGGCGCTCGCCGACGGCGAGTTCGCCTACCAGTTCCGCAACGGCCACAGCACGGCGCTCACACTCGCGCGCGAATGGGCGATGTACGGAGACCACCGCCGTTCGGCCACGCTTCCCGAGCGAACACGCGCCGTTACCGCCGCGGACGTACAGGCCATGGCGCGCAAGTACCTGGCGCCGGAGCGGATGCACATCGTTCTCCTCGGCCCCATCGCGGCCATCAGGGAAGCCACCGCCAAAGGCAATCACCCGCCGCTCGAACAGTTTGGGGTCGTCCGCAGCGGACGTTAG
- a CDS encoding SDR family oxidoreductase — MKPTDHRVLITGGATGIGFALASKFHAFGNHVILVGRSGEALARATAALPGAEACVSDLTRADHRSQLVERYGDISILVNNAGVQVNGTIAGSSPTEIENELGINLVAPVLLARAYVPRLVTAPSAAIVNVSSALALVPKENAAVYCATKAGLRSFSRALRWQLEGTNVRVFELVPPLVDTAMTAGRGTSKMSPAHLADEFWRGFTSDRHEIVVGKARLLSLVNRLAPSLAERSMRRGG, encoded by the coding sequence ATGAAGCCCACTGATCATCGCGTGCTCATCACGGGTGGTGCGACCGGCATCGGGTTCGCGCTCGCTTCGAAGTTTCACGCATTCGGGAACCACGTGATCCTTGTTGGGCGCTCAGGAGAAGCGCTGGCCAGGGCGACCGCGGCGTTGCCAGGGGCGGAGGCCTGCGTGTCAGACCTGACTCGGGCGGATCACCGAAGCCAACTGGTGGAGCGGTACGGCGACATCAGTATCCTCGTCAACAACGCAGGCGTTCAGGTCAACGGCACGATTGCCGGCAGTTCGCCCACCGAGATCGAAAACGAACTGGGCATCAATCTCGTCGCCCCCGTTCTCCTGGCACGCGCGTACGTTCCGCGGCTGGTGACGGCACCATCGGCGGCGATCGTGAACGTTTCCTCCGCGCTCGCGCTGGTGCCGAAGGAGAACGCGGCTGTGTATTGCGCCACGAAGGCTGGGCTCCGCAGCTTTTCGAGGGCGCTGCGTTGGCAGCTGGAGGGCACCAACGTTCGCGTGTTCGAGCTGGTCCCCCCGCTGGTCGACACGGCCATGACGGCCGGTCGAGGCACGAGCAAGATGTCCCCCGCGCATCTGGCCGACGAGTTCTGGCGCGGATTTACATCTGACCGCCATGAGATCGTGGTCGGCAAGGCTCGGCTCCTCTCGCTCGTGAATCGCCTGGCGCCCTCCCTCGCGGAGCGGAGCATGCGTCGCGGCGGTTAG